In Marasmius oreades isolate 03SP1 chromosome 1, whole genome shotgun sequence, one DNA window encodes the following:
- a CDS encoding uncharacterized protein (CAZy:CE12), whose amino-acid sequence MEEGLGLAVTVSLVQFDFHTKPTIPIGWGQYLGQYLSAPVVNHAVAGRSSRSYTDEGRFNTLANEVQSGDFVVIEFGHNDGTSGSVDNGRQVAVGDGYDTTSTVVNSAGQSIVIHTFPYYIQNAVNLFKSKGAIPIISSQTPSNDWSNGAIVAGPRFVGYAQTAASRTGATYIDHYGYTAQAYNKLGQSTVAPFFPVDHTHTSPAGANIVAQAFVRGILCSSNALKSKVNTDGQKVPNGCI is encoded by the exons ATGGAGGAGGGACTGGGACTGGCAGTGACGGTGAGTCTAGTGCAATTCGATTTCCATACTAAGCCCACGATACCTATAGGTTGGGGTCAATATCTCGGACAATACTTGAGTGCACCTGTGGTAAACCATGCAGTAGCCGGTCGAAGCTCGAGGAGCTATACGGATGAAGGGCGCTTCAATACACTGGCTAACGAGGTTCAGTCCGGGGACTTTGTTG TCATTGAATTTGGCCACAACGACGGGACTTCTGGATCAGTCGACAATGGACGTCAGGTTGCAGTTG GTGACGGATACGACACTACGTCCACAGTAGTGAACTCCGC TGGACAATCAATCGTAATCCACACTTTCCCTTACTACATCCAGAATGCCGTCAACCTTTTCAAGTCCAAGGGAGCCATCCCCATCATATCCTCCCAAACACCCAGCAATGATTGGTCCAACGGCGCAATCGTAGCCGGTCCCCGTTTTGTTGGGTACGCACAAACTGCTGCCAGTCGAACTGGTGCTACCTACATTGACCACTACGGTTACACTGCCCAAGCATACAACAAACTGGGACAGAGTACTGTAGCGCCGTTCTTCCCTGTTGACCACACCCACACCTCTCCTGCTGGTGCCAACATTGTTGCTCAGGCCTTTGTACGAGGAATACTTTGCTCCTCCAACGCTTTGAAGAGCAAAGTAAATACTGACGGCCAGAAAGTACCAA ATGGCTGCATCTGA
- a CDS encoding uncharacterized protein (CAZy:CE12) — protein MLLYNAVALLAATLAVRSQTLYLAGDSTMAPSSGVIQGWGTAVGRYLSITTVNKGVGGESARSYTNNGRFNEIINVVKPGDFVVFEFGHNDVSAGSGNPDNGKQDAVGDGYDITATVTAANGTQILIHSFAYYIENAINAVAAKGGISIISSLTPHNSFVNGNIGFDGGRFQTYAKSIGTRKNIVYVDHYSYTAQAFNALGQTKVATFFPDDALHFNAAGADVVAQAFIKGLLCSTSTLKIKVNSAGPNVPNGCL, from the exons ATGCTACTCTACAATGCTGTTGCTCTCCTTGCGGCAACCTTGGCCGTCAGGTCGCAGACTCTGTATCTCGCTGGCGATTCTACAATGGCTCCCAGTAGCGGAGTTATTCAAG GCTGGGGTACTGCGGTAGGCCGGTATCTCTCGATAACCACTGTCAACAAAGGCGTTGGTGGCGAAAGTGCACGTTCTTACACGAACAATGGGAG GTTCAACGAGATCATCAATGTCGTCAAACCAGGCGACTTTGTCGTGTTCGAATTTGGCCATAACGACGTCAGTGCAGGTTCAGGCAACCCCGACAATGGCAAACAAGATGCAGTCGGTGACGGTTACGATATCACTGCTACCGTGACTGCAGCGAA TGGAACTCAGATTCTCATCCACAGCTTTGCCTACTACATTGAAAACGCGATCAACGCAGTGGCAGCGAAAGGGGGCATttcgatcatttcttcaTTGACCCCTCACAACTCTTTCGTTAACGGAAATATCGGCTTTGATGGCGGGCGTTTTCAGACGTACGCAAAGAGCATCGGAACGCGAAAAAACATCGTTTACGTCGATCACTACTCCTACACCGCTCAGGCCTTCAACGCCCTCGGTCAAACTAAAGTTGCCACATTCTTCCCGGACGATGCCCTCCACTTCAACGCAGCCGGTGCTGACGTTGTCGCCCAGGCCTTTATTAAAGGCTTACTTTGCAGCACCAGCACATTAAAGATCAAGGTGAACTCCGCCGGTCCGAACGTTCCGA ACGGTTGCCTTTAG
- a CDS encoding uncharacterized protein (BUSCO:EOG09262E3Q): protein MAASTSRQPHEVSWPSSPPFNLGKIKKNKGKGKEITSQKRRVGKPPSTSRSPGHDVVSESKWDWVSLTDPCISKVPPIFTKDGSYYFSLVGTSVKIFSTHTGKLVSTLSAPRTATESPSDVLTCAMINPHNTFQLITGSSNGCLTFWDYMDAVLLKRVDLGQPIYHVCTHEKHQEYVFVSATRNTKYKKTGEDNAVVLRLSLKPTNETSHTTTQKPSEILPIGKIRFPTGLSLSPSGDWIVATAGNKAYVASTTSLQSGFTKYVASDRLSCLAFHPSTDYFATGDVKGNIKLWYCLNEKALIKVKRVEKKTQTANLHWHAHTVSSLTFTPNGAYLLSGGEEAVLVVWQLHTGKKEFVPRVGAPIQTISLSPTGPHGEEYLLGLSDATHTFISAANLRISRSYSRMKLGPSMSYNLASSSSIAPIAIHTTTSNVILPSSHPSSLQIYSPSHTEVQSELEVSPSNRVSRRDDQPLEPSRVQRIAVSPSGQWMASIDSRTGGADFHDEIYLKLWYWDKRTLSWTLNTRINRPHGLREVTDMSFSPRPIGNEESYLVTSGSDGTVKTWRTRPHVSRRSLSEEFWISRSSLTFRSKVPSSVTWSPDGTLLAVCLENQVSVYDPYTSVLRCTLTSPEFTAAKSAHYLGRGRYLAVIGSNELVIWDIVLHTVRWTYTAEAPITTLIPHPDNDTFALFTSAEAQGTKVFIFSAPEGFVKKSISLPFGLRNMTWYSPRFTSSFSLIGITTDWMVVHFGDDIKGAEDEGTTAREIKASPYERRTLFQDIFGASMFANASETTSGRSTQTSTSVWTGTKSSISDAPAHLIPPLETLYAPLMNNFLKPRISLVSPTLPERPVDEDVEMEEEDDIPLKSPHSAKSKADTEDDIKTFVELFKLHSITRTPVSKSHKINGSTKSKQSNGVNHALSPRPPMIPNSTPKGSKPVVSSTSDSSPSTMISPVTNTKKRKKAMESL from the exons ATGGCTGCGTCCACGTCCCGTCAGCCTCACGAGGTTTCCTGGCCTTCTAGTCCCCCGTTTAATCTAGGGAAAATTAAGAAGAACaagggaaaagggaaagaaattaCATCTCAAAAGAGGCGTGTCGGTAAACCACCCTCGACCTCCAGAAGCCCCGGTCATGATGTAGTATCGGAATCGAAGTGGGATTGGGTATCTTTGACAGATCCTTGCATCAGCAAGGTTCCCCCGATTTTTACAAAGGATGGCAG TTATTATTTTTCGTTAGTGGGAACCTCCGTAAAAATCTTCTCTACGCACACCGGGAAACTAGTATCCACCTTGTCTGCTCCTAGAACCGCTACTGAGAGTCCTTCGGACGTATTGACTTGTGCAATGATCAACCCACACAATACTTTTCAGTTAATCACCGGCTCCTCGAATGGGTGTTTGACGTTTTGGGATTACATGGATGCAGTCCTGTTGAAGCGAGTGGACTTGGGACAACCGATATACCATGTATGTACTCACGAGAAGCACCAAGAATACGTTTTCGTTTCGGCTACTCGAAATACGAAATACAAGAAAACTGGAG AGGACAACGCGGTTGTTCTTCGTCTTTCTTTGAAGCCTACGAACGAGACATCTCACACGACAACTCAAAAACCTTCGGAGATCCTGCCTATCGGAAAGATACGCTTTCCGACTGGTCTATCATTGTCTCCAAGTGGCGATTGGATTGTTGCGACCGCCGGCAACAAAGCTTACGTCGCAAGTACTACGTCTCTCCAGTCAGGCTTCACAAAATATGTTGCGTCAGATCGATTGAGCTGCCTTGCTTTTCATCCATCAACCGACTATTTCGCCACAGGGGATGTCAAGGGAAATATCAAGCTTTGGTATTGTCTCAACGAAAAGGCCCTCATCAAGGTCAAAAGAGTGGAGAAGAAGACCCAAACGGCTAATCTGCATTGGCATGCTCACACTGTGTCCTCCCTCACCTTCACACCGAACGGAGCGTATCTATTGAGCGGTGGGGAAGAAGCAGTTCTTGTCGTTTGGCAATTACATACAGGAAAGAAAGAGTTCGTTCCACGTGTGGGCGCACCGATACAAACGATTTCCTTGTCACCTACTGGTCCTCATGGAGAAGAATATCTTTTAGGCCTCTCGGATGCCACACACACTTTCATCAGTGCAGCCAACCTGAGAATATCAAGGAGCTATTCTCGTATGAAGCTAG GACCCTCTATGTCATATAACTtggcttcatcttcttccattGCCCCCATTGCAATACATACCACGACCTCCAACGTTATCCTTCCATCATCCCACCCATCGTCTCTCCAAATTTACTCTCCCTCGCACACCGAAGTCCAATCCGAACTCGAGGTTTCACCGTCCAACCGAGTCTCTCGAAGAGACGATCAACCTCTAGAGCCATCGCGAGTGCAACGTATCGCCGTATCCCCTTCTGGTCAATGGATGGCTTCAATAGATTCTCGAACAGGGGGTGCCGATTTTCACGATGAAATATACCTGAAGTTGTGGTATTGGGACAAAAGGACGTTGTCGTGGACACTGAACACTCGTATCAATAGACCCCACGGTTTGCGAGAAGTGACTGATATGTCATTTAGTCCTCGTCCTATCGGTAATGAAGAGTCGTATCTTGTTACTTCAGGCTCTGACGGCACGGTGAAGACATGGAGAACACGACCTCACGTCTCCAGAAGAAGCTTATCGGAAG AATTCTGGATATCCCGTTCTTCTTTGACATTCCGATCGAAAGTCCCTTCAAGCGTGACATGGTCACCAGACGGTACACTTCTCGCGGTCTGTTTGGAGAACCAAGTTTCGGTGTATGATCCTTACACGAGTGTCCTTCGATGCACGCTTACATCGCCAGAGTTTACGGCCGCGAAATCAGCACACTATCTGGGCCGTGGCCGATACTTAGCCGTGATTGGTAGCAATGAATTGGTAATTTGGGATATCGTTTTACACACAG TACGGTGGACCTATACTGCTGAAGCACCTATAACCACTTTGATACCCCATCCCGACAACGACACTTTTGCATTATTCACATCCGCTGAGGCTCAAGGGACGAAAGTTTTTATATTTTCTGCTCCTGAAGGATTCGTGAAGAAGTCGATTTCATTGCCATTTGGTTTGAGGAACATGACATGGTATTCGCCACGATTCACCTCCTCGTTCAGCCTTATTGGCATCACAACTGACTGGATGGTCGTTCATTTCGGGGACGATATCAAAGGAGCTGAGGATGAGGGCACAACTGCTAGGGAAATCAAGGCTTCTCCCTATGAACGACGGACACTATTCCAGGACATCTTTGGAGCGTCCATGTTTGCTAACGCAAGCGAGACCACTTCTGGGAGAAGTACTCAAACAAGCACTTCAGTCTGGACCGGCACTAAGAGTTCGATTTCGGATGCTCCTGCACACCTCATCCCGCCTTTAGAGACTTTGTATGCCCCCTTAATGAACAATTTCCTCAAACCGAGAATATCCTTAGTATCGCCTACGCTTCCGGAACGACCTGTTGACGAAGATGTggagatggaagaagaggacgacaTACCTTTGAAATCGCCACATTCCGCAAAGTCCAAGGCAGACACAGAGGACGACATAAAGACATTTGTTGAGCTTTTCAAACTCCACTCTATTACTC GTACTCCTGTCTCTAAGTCCCACAAGATAAACGGTTCCACGAAGTCTAAGCAATCAAACGGTGTGAACCATGCCCTTTCCCCCCGTCCACCAATGATACCCAACTCTACACCCAAAGGCTCGAAACCTGTCGTGTCTTCCACATCTGACTCTTCACCGTCAACGATGATATCTCCCGTCACCAATACTAAAAAACGGAAAAAGGCGATGGAATCTCTGTAG
- a CDS encoding uncharacterized protein (BUSCO:EOG092604ZZ), translating into MSAATTQQQNSKPLIPEKYLDVPSQRLYYLSLGLFCQAAKALDFFRSLASSNTSLHLCQKWLLVDFVYCILLSVLRIPRLNYGKSVVVLQVILLWFTDGLLFGGIRLNIGEGHLNSFTRPAGRVEWAMTPQSSRLYDFVAPFTFGLLSTEQAGSGDSHLLGQHTVRMSPISTAQLNANGMSFCLPTPESTVLIPILFNNTNPIHLSYSIIPLGHHGHVERVELNGKDLKAIEQARMDTLKLARVTASNGEEDDFDEYDDEEASSSDDITHSSLQKSQSIHHIRLSKPAIVRLERVVDISNVEARLVIPSEALVVPCPTVEFVSENQVSDDIRCMGQDPDVQLMMDISGVPPLSLRWSRAINGKKESFLVEGIEGDSERHPQNTQDDAQTNIHIKTTRSIAAPEKLRVPLTVSLAAPGAHVYALEEVMDAIGNVILLSPDGRAETERRTIQSFRVLQRPSISFKHCSPGNPTPLLIGAEARLVVTANEADSLDGPWSVELKYRPTVDRENEKYKKYKPWRKTLTTEPGKRDITLIASSPGEYTIASVRGKWCDGDVLAPESCTVVEKPKPTAEIAWKKIHECSGDTGVSASLVLHGAPPFYVYYQIQKDSEPAIERSKTFPTSRGEFTLQPEHSGHYTFTFTKISDANYKKVDLNGPTIDQIVHPPASADFITRGDAGGRQKKAISSCEGNLVDVDVELRGSGPWNLEVQVVGPTSSETIRIPGIESARKTLQIPIPFPIDKEGGNFDIDLISVEDKYGCKRTISSPGISVKVRRLKPTVKFYGADGKREITVLENKPARLPLRLTGEGDWKVKYRHVVDGQRRISTASLRTPNDFLHVTDTGEYELLEVSDAQCPGTVVTDASTYRVDWVPRPAAQLSSHTAAAYEPFNRSYILPPICEGRDDHVDLDLTGRPPFQIMYNIAQNSENGGIKLVDQPVFNSIQHRTRLQLLTSNPGRVYYEVKQIGDAAYPLEEHKQTLIPTSERLLFEQQVSMRPSAQFRNRNRLSYCLNDHFVPLDRLSLDGVIAFSGAPPFRLQLSIKNLAASTVDHTHIEVHEYSWKIELESYQFQSIGPHLVVIESVSDASGCPHAALNPIASSIWVDVSETAAIVPFDRREDYCVGDVAQFQLEGTPPWSIGYRINVKSYIQEAKVSPFALLQQQPGEVVITSIAHQQKMCKASITDLRFNVHPLPSAQVGHGNRIYQDIHEGDQAEIVFTLVGEPPFTFTYQRAELTSRSGKPGKVLETHTVSRVFSHEYSIFSALEGTWTVTSISDRYCRYPPTSADATADRSRR; encoded by the exons ATGTCAGCTGCCACGACCCAGCAGCAGAACTCAAAGCCGTTGATACCCGAAAAATACCTAGATGTACCGTCCCAGAGACTGTACTACCTGAGCTTGGGTCTTTTTTGTCAG GCCGCGAAAGCCTTGGACTTTTTTCGCTCACTCGCATCCTCAAACACCTCGTTGCATTTGTGCCAGAAATGGCTTCTCGTCGACTTCGTGTATTGCATCCTTCTCTCCGTTCTACGGATACCTAGGCTTAACTATGGGAAATCAGTAGTGGTCCTGCAGGTCATACTTCTGTGGTTTACGGACGGGCTTCTGTTTGGTGGAATTAGATTGAACATCGGTGAAGGGCATTTGAATTCATTTACACGGCCTGCAG GCCGTGTGGAATGGGCAATGACACCTCAATCTTCTCGTTTATATGATTTTGTGGCACCGTTTACCTTTGGCCTTCTTTCGACAGAACAAGCGGGTTCTGGCGATTCCCACCTCCTTGGACAACACACAGTACGGATGTCTCCAATAAGCACCGCTCAACTCAATGCGAATGGGATGTCTTTCTGCCTACCTACACCAGAATCAACTGTTCTGATTCCCATTCTATTCAATAACACCAATCCTATTCACCTCTCTTATTCTATAATACCACTGGGTCACCATGGTCATGTTGAACGTGTCGAACTCAACGGCAAAGACCTCAAAGCAATAGAACAAGCTCGCATGGATACGCTAAAATTGGCGCGCGTCACGGCTTCTAATGGGGAAGAAGACGACTTTGACGAatatgacgacgaggaggcATCGTCTTCCGATGACATAACCCATTCCAGCCTTCAAAAATCCCAGTCCATCCACCACATCAGACTCTCTAAGCCGGCTATCGTCCGTCTAGAACGAGTCGTCGACATCTCAAATGTGGAGGCGCGGCTAGTGATTCCCTCAGAGGCACTTGTTGTGCCATGTCCCACAGTAGAGTTTGTTTCCGAAAACCAAGTTTCGGACGATATACGCTGCATGGGTCAGGATCCAGATGTTCAGCTAATGATGGATATTAGTGGCGTGCCTCCATTGAGCCTAAGATGGTCTAGAGCAATCAATGGAAAAAAGGAATCTTTCCTTGTAGAGGGGATAGAAGGAGACTCGGAGAGGCATCCACAGAATACGCAGGATGACGCGCAAACCAATATTCACATCAAAACAACTCGATCGATAGCTGCCCCAGAAAAGCTTCGGGTACCTCTAACAGTCTCGTTGGCTGCTCCAGGAGCTCATGTTTACGCTTTGGAAGAGGTCATGGATGCTATCGGAAATGTGATACTTCTTTCGCCTGATGGACGGGCTGAAACCGAGCGTAGAACAATTCAATCATTCCGAGTTCTACAGCgtccatccatttctttcAAGCACTGTAGTCCTGGAAACCCTACACCTCTCCTCATAGGTGCGGAAGCTCGTTTGGTTGTGACTGCCAATGAAGCCGACTCTCTTGACGGGCCTTGGTCCGTGGAACTCAAGTACAGGCCCACCGTTGACAGAGAGAATGAAAAGTACAAGAAATACAAACCTTGGAGGAAAACGCTTACTACGGAACCGGGTAAGCGTGACATAACTCTCATAGCTAGTTCCCCCGGAGAGTATACGATTGCCAGTGTTCGAGGCAAG TGGTGCGATGGAGACGTTCTCGCACCTGAATCCTGTACCGTCGTAGAAAAGCCAAAACCAACTGCCGAAATCGCCTGGAAAAAGATACACGAGTG CTCCGGTGATACTGGTGTCTCCGCTTCGCTTGTCCTCCACGGTGCACCTCCCTTCTATGTCTATTACCAGATACAAAAAGACTCGGAACCTGCGATCGAAAGGTCGAAAACGTTCCCTACTTCACGGGGAGAATTCACTCTTCAACCCGAGCACAGCGGGCATTATACATTCACTTTTACAAAAATCAGCGATGCTAATTACAAAAAAGTCGATCTGAATGGCCCAACTATCGACCAAATCGTCCATCCTCCGGCGTCCGCAGACTTCATCACACGTGGCGACGCTGGCGGAAGGCAAAAGAAGGCCATTAGCAGCTGCGAAGGTAATCTGGTAGATGTCGATGTCGAACTGCGG GGATCTGGACCTTGGAACCTTGAAGTGCAAGTTGTCGGCCCGACAAGTTCAGAGACAATCCGGATTCCTGGAATCGAATCGGCACGGAAGACACTACAGATTCCCATCCCGTTCCCGATCGATAAAGAAGGTGGTAactttgatattgacttga TCAGCGTTGAAGATAAGTATGGATGCAAACGAACAATTTCTTCCCCCGGAATTTCTGTGAAAGTTCGACGGTTGAAGCCAACCGTTAAATTCTATGGTGCGGATGGTAAACGTGAAATCACGGTTCTCGAGAACAAACCTGCCAGACTTCCACTGAGGCTGACTGGTGAAGGG GATTGGAAAGTCAAATATCGACATGTGGTGGACGGTCAAAGAAGAATCTCCacagcaagtctcagaacaCCAAATGACTTCCTCCATGTCACCGATACCGGAGAGTACGAACTGCTGGAG GTCTCGGATGCCCAATGCCCCGGAACAGTGGTGACTGACGCTTCGACGTATAGAGTCGACTGGGTTCCCAGACCAGCAGCACAACTCTCATCTCATACTGCGGCCGCCTACGAGCCGTTCAATCGCTCTTATATCCTCCCTCCTATATGCGAAGGACGGGATGACCACGTTGACTTGGATCTTACGG GTCGACCTCCTTTCCAAATCATGTATAACATTGCCCAGAACAGCGAGAACGGTGGCATCAAATTAGTCGATCAGCCTGTGTTTAACAGCATACAGCATCGTACCAGGTTGCAACTTCTTACTTCCAATCCTGGTCGGGTGTACTACGAAGTCAAGCAGATCGGAGACGCCGCATATCCCCTTGAAGAGCACAAGCAGACACTCATACCGACATCTGAACGCTTACTGTTCGAGCAACAAGTGTCGATGCGTCCTTCCGCCCAATTCAGGAATCGCAATAGACTTTCATATTGCTTGAATGATCACTTCGTTCCCTTGGATCGCCTATCTCTTGACGGCGTCATCGCCTTCTCCGGAGCACCCCCTTTCCGGCTGCAACTATCTATCAAGAACCTGGCTGCGAGCACAGTTGATCATACTCATATCGAAGTTCACGAGTATTCTTGGAAGATTGAACTGGAGTCCTATCAATTCCAGTCCATTGGACCGCATTTGGTGGTCATTGAGTCTGTTTCAGATGCATCTGGCTGTCCTCATGCTGCACTGAATCCTATTGCGTCTTCTATTTGGGTCGACGTTTCCGAGACTGCTGCGATCGTGCCATTCGATAGACGTGAAGATTATTGCGTTGGCGATGTTGCGCAATTCCAACTAGAAGGCACCCCGCCTTGGTCAATTGG ATACCGCATTAACGTCAAGTCTTACATTCAAGAAGCCAAAGTATCTCCCTTCGCACTACTACAGCAACAGCCCGGAGAGGTTGTTATAACCTCAATTGCCCACCAACAAAAAATGTGCAAGGCATCTATTACTGACTTACGATTCAATGTTCATCCACTTCCCTCTGCACAAGTTGGGCACGGTAACAGAATATATCAAGACATTCACGAGG GCGATCAAGCGGAGATTGTCTTCACACTTGTCGGAGAACCGCCGTTCACGTTCACGTACCAGCGGGCAGAATTGACGTCCCGAAGTGGCAAACCGGGTAAAGTTCTCGAGACGCATACTGTTTCCCGTGTGTTCTCGCACGAGTACTCGATATTTTCTGCATTGGAAG GTACATGGACTGTGACATCTATATCTGACCGTTATTGCCGCTATCCACCAACGTCAGCGGACGCAACCGCAGACAGGTCACGGCGGTAA
- the IPP1 gene encoding Inorganic pyrophosphatase has translation MHWRKSLVRTTVMVFKPRLMSGNGTNTAAQRLALQLRLLSSNPNMTSQYSPRQIGAANTLEHRVYIEQNGSVISPWHDIPLFADMNNGIFNMIVEVPRWTNAKLEISKDDPFNPIKQDIKKGRLRYVRNCFPHHGYIWNYGAFPQTWEDPNQSHTETKAKGDNDPLDVCEIGEQVGYFGQVKQVKVLGIMALLDEGETDWKVIVVDIQDPLASKLNDIEDVERHLPGLIRATNEWFRIYKIPDGKPENTFAFSGEAKNKRYATEIIHECHEAWRRLITGESSAPGISTRNITISNSPGFVRRDDPSYTNIPPDSRKAPAPIDPSVSKWFYISSAQV, from the exons ATGCACTGGCGGAAGTCATTGGTTCGGACAACAGTG ATGGTGTTCAAGCCACGATTGATGAGTGGAAACGGTACAAATACAGCTGCACAGCGACTTGCCCTTCAACTACGTCTTCTGTCTTCAAATCCCAACATGACTTCAC AGTACAGTCCTCGTCAGATTGGCGCTGCCAATACCCTCG AACATCGTGTTTACATAGAGCAGAACGGCTCTGTCATTTCTCCATGGCATGATATTCCTCTTTTTGCTGATATGAATAATGGAATCTTCAACATGATTGTCGAAGTCCCTCGTTGGACCAACGCTAAACTCGAGATTTCCAAAGACGACCCCTTCAACCCTATCAAACAGGATATCAAGAAGGGACGTCTTCGCTACGTTCGAAACTGTTTTCCTCACCACGGATACATTTGGAACTACGGTGCTTTCCCTCAA ACCTGGGAAGACCCAAATCAATCTCATACCGAAACCAAGGCCAAGGGTGACAATGATCCTCTCGACGTCTGCGAGATTGGTGAACAAGTTGGTTACTTCGGCCAGGTGAAGCAGGTCAAGGTTCTTGGTATTATGGCTCTTCTCGACGAAGGAGAGACCGACTGGAAAGTCATCGTCGTTGATATTCAAGACCCACTTGCTTCCAAGCTCAACGACATTGAGGATGTTGAGAGGCACCTGCCTGGGTTGATCAGGGCTACCAACGAGTGGTTCAG AATCTACAAGATTCCAGACGGAAAGCCCGAGAACACCTTCGCTTTCTCCGGTGAAGCCAAGAACAAACGTTATGCTACCGAGATTATCCATGAGTGTCATGAGGCCTGGCGTCGCCTCATCACTGGAGAGTCGTCTGCTCCCGGCATATCTAC CCGTAATATCACCATTTCCAACTCCCCTGGTTTCGTTAGGAGGGATGACCCCTCTTACACTAACATCCCACCTGATTCCAGGAAGGCACCCGCTCCCATTGACCCATCCGTCTCGAAATGGTTTTACATCTCCTCTGCCCAAGTCTAG